From the Vigna radiata var. radiata cultivar VC1973A unplaced genomic scaffold, Vradiata_ver6 scaffold_222, whole genome shotgun sequence genome, one window contains:
- the LOC106753339 gene encoding uncharacterized protein LOC106753339 translates to MVGNVSVNLADTIIIGERIEIGLKNGKIAYGPPAATNYKKPSFNQGKKKEGEVHASSVVLMWRGRAPNPNYRPYLSPPPYAANASFGHQTRPQQQQAYYPPQRILTEASRPAANMGPNLNAGQNNNPRGNQFVRFTPIPMTYTELLPNLVKKGLVAICPMKPVQPPYPRGYDANARCSYHAGGVGHSTEGCMALKYKVQALIDSALLKKGLVKGDYDLGVACALHPEARHSIEECMEFENILQDLLDRNLMQVCCKVREEEVSTPAPVTEGNPSVVIRVPTPFPYKNEKAVPWRYGATALDEGKDANPTVENISGIGGMTRSGRTFTPSELARERINDREATMDAKAKEFLKGKNVKVEETPDKEEKKEISEEEAGEFLKFIQQSEYKVVEQLNRMPARISLLELLMHSASHRKLLMKILNEAHVEQGISLNRFEGIVGNIVANNYLTFTDEEIPVEGRGHNKALHVSVKCLDHVIARVLVDNDSSLNVMPKATLEKLPCDGMHMKPSSMIVRAFDGSKREVMIEVELSVQVGPCVFQVTFQVMDILPAYSCLLGRPWIHSAGVVPSTLHQKLKYVMGDKMVIVAGEEDLLVSGPSSTRYIEAAEEALETAFQSLEVVGNTYVEPFLVNPHLSRASIMMAKVMLNEGYMHGKGLGRYGQGRAFPLEVVENKNRYGLGYKPTKEDMRRLIKERRERSLARVERREPKVGRIRICDLKESFRSAGWVNTRWIGRLKYDNECFENNYVDIPDFGRPVNNTEDDCDDDPEPPPELLRLVEQGSKEIKPHQEDVEVLNLGDEDEVKEVKIGTTMKAEVKEKLRVLLREFRDVFAWSYNDMPGLDTDIMQHKLPLKPECPPVKQKLRRMKPEMSLKIKEEVKKQFDAGFLAVARYPQWVANIVPVPKKDGKVRMCVDYRDLNRTSPKDNFPLPHIDTLVDNTAKYSLFSFMDGFSGYNQIKMAPEDMEKTTFITLWGTFCYKVMSFGLKNAGATYQRAMVALFHDMMHKEIEVYVDDMIAKSESEEEHILNLRKLFERLRKYKLRLNPAKSTFGVKSGKLLGFIVSQKGTEVDPDKVRAIMEMLAPKTEKEVRGFLENKEDRNEKAWTVLFDGASNVMGHGIRAMLISPECQYIPMTARLCFSFTNNITEYEACAMSIRTTIESKVKILDVYGDSALVIHQLKGEWETRDTKLIPYQAYIRGLMEYFDSITFNHIPREDNQLADALASLSSMFEVDQDAELPRIEMKSHAVPAYCNFIEEELDGKPWYFDIKRYLKTREYPGNASENDKRALRRLAGSFILSGDVLYKRNHDMVLLRCVDAKEAELILKGTFPR, encoded by the exons ATGGTTGGGAATGTATCTGTCAATTTGGCTGACACCATCATCATTGGCGAGAGAATAGAAATTGGATTGAAGAACGGGAAGATAGCATATGGCCCGCCTGCAGCTACAAACTACAAAAAGCCCAGCTTCAATCaggggaagaagaaagagggGGAGGTACATGCATCGTCGGTAGTGCTTATGTGGAGAGGACGAGCTCCCAATCCTAATTATCGACCATACTTAAGCCCACCTCCTTATGCTGCTAACGCCTCGTTTGGTCATCAAACTAGGCCTCAACAACAACAAGCGTATTATCCACCGCAGCGTATCCTAACCGAGGCTTCGAGACCGGCTGCAAACATGGGCCCAAATCTGAATGCGGGTCAAAACAACAACCCGAGGGGAAATCAATTTGTTAGGTTCACCCCAATCCCTATGACCTACACTGAATTGTTACCTAACCTAGTAAAAAAGGGTTTGGTCGCCATTTGCCCGATGAAGCCTGTACAGCCACCATACCCTAGGGGTTATGATGCAAATGCCAGGTGTAGTTATCATGCGGGAGGCGTTGGTCACTCGACCGAAGGATGTATGGCTCTCAAATACAAAGTTCAGGCTCTGATAGACTCGG CTTTGTTGAAGAAAGGCCTAGTGAAGGGCGATTATGATCTGGGTGTAGCATGCGCACTCCATCCGGAGGCCAGGCACTCTATTGAGGAATGTATGGAATTCGAGAATATTCTGCAAGACTTACTTGATAGAAATCTGATGCAAGTGTGCTGCAAGGTCAGAGAGGAAGAAGT GAGCACCCCTGCACCGGTAACTGAAGGAAATCCGTCTGTTGTCATCCGAGTGCCCACTCCATTCCCTTATAAGAACGAGAAAGCCGTCCCATGGAGGTACGGGGCAACTGCATTAGATGAGGGAAAGGATGCAAATCCGACTGTGGAAAACATATCAGGAATTGGTGGAATGACCAGAAGTGGTCGAACCTTTACACCATCAGAATTGGCGAGAGAAAGAATCAATGATAGGGAAGCAACAATGGATGCAAAAGCAAAGGAGTTCTTGAAGGGGAAGAACGTGAAGGTCGAAGAAACCCCAGAcaaggaggagaagaaggaaaTATCTGAGGAAGAGGCTGGTGAATTCCTAAAGTTCATACAACAGAGTGAGTACAAAGTTGTGGAACAGTTGAACCGCATGCCTGCCCGGATTTCCTTGCTAGAATTACTCATGCATTCTGCCTCCCATCGAAAGTTGTTGATGAAGATACTCAATGAAGCTCATGTGGAGCAAGGTATTTCCCTAAACAGGTTCGAGGGCATTGTTGGCAACATCGTTGCTAATAATTACCTCACCTTCACTGATGAAGAGATACCTGTTGAAGGGAGAGGTCATAACAAAGCCCTTCATGTCTCTGTGAAATGCTTGGATCATGTGATAGCACGTGTCTTGGTGGACAATGACTCCTCCCTGAATGTCATGCCAAAAGCAACATTAGAGAAGCTACCCTGTGATGGAATGCATATGAAGCCGAGCTCAATGATTGTTAGAGCCTTTGATGGCAGTAAAAGGGAAGTGATGATAGAAGTAGAATTGTCGGTCCAAGTCGGTCCGTGTGTCTTTCAGGTGACATTCCAAGTCATGGACATCCTCCCGGCCTATAGTTGTTTGCTGGGTCGTCCATGGATCCATTCTGCGGGGGTTGTGCCTTCTACACTACACCAAAAGCTGAAGTATGTTATGGGAGATAAAATGGTGATAGTGGCAGGAGAGGAGGATCTCCTAGTGAGTGGACCATCATCCACCCGTTATATTGAAGCAGCTGAGGAAGCTCTCGAGACAGCTTTCCAATCTCTGGAGGTCGTGGGAAATACCTATGTGGAGCCATTCCTAGTAAACCCGCATCTGTCGCGTGCTTCTATCATGATGGCCAAGGTGATGCTGAATGAAGGTTATATGCATGGGAAAGGTTTAGGCCGGTATGGGCAAGGGCGAGCATTCCCTCTGGAGGTCGTCGAGAACAAGAATAGGTATGGACTGGGATACAAGCCCACTAAAGAGGACATGAGAAGGCTGATAAAAGAAAGGAGAGAGCGCAGTCTGGCTCGGGTGGAAAGACGGGAGCCCAAGGTTGGAAGGATTCGTATCTGTGACCTCAAAGAGAGCTTTCGCAGCGCGGGTTGGGTTAACACAAGATGGATCGGAAGGCTCAA ATATGACAACGagtgttttgaaaataattatgtgGATATTCCTGATTTTGGGCGCCCTGTCAATAATACGGAAGATGATTGTGATGATGACCCGGAACCCCCTCCTGAACTGTTAAGACTAGTGGAACAAGGGTCTAAAGAGATAAAACCTCACCAGGAAGATGTTGAAGTACTCAATTTAGGGGATGAGGATGAGGTAAAGGAGGTGAAGATTGGTACAACCATGAAAGcagaagtgaaagaaaaattgcGGGTCTTATTGAGGGAGTTCAGGGACGTGTTTGCTTGGTCTTACAATGACATGCCAGGCCTCGATACAGATATTATGCAGCACAAGCTCCCACTCAAGCCGGAATGCCCACCGGTAAAGCAAAAGCTAAGAAGAATGAAACCGGAAATGTCCTTGAAGATCAAAGAGGAGGTAAAGAAGCAATTCGATGCAGGGTTTCTAGCTGTGGCGAGATACCCACAATGGGTAGCAAACATTGTACCGGTGCCTAAGAAAGATGGTAAAGTTCGGATGTGTGTCGATTATCGTGATTTGAATCGCACAAGCCCAAAGGATAATTTCCCATTACCACACATCGACACCCTAGTTGATAATACAGCCAAGTATTCACTGTTTTCGTTCATGGATGGTTTCTCGGGGTATAATCAGATCAAGATGGCACCAGAAGATATGGAAAAGACGACTTTTATTACATTGTGGGGCACATTTTGTTATAAGGTGATGTCTTTTGGACTCAAGAATGCTGGGGCAACATATCAAAGGGCGATGGTGGCACTTTTTCATGATATGATGCACAAGGAGATTGAAGTGTATGTGGACGACATGATTGCGAAGTCCGAATCAGAAGAAGAACACATCCTCAACTTGAGAAAGTTATTCGAGAGATTGAGAAAGTATAAGCTCAGGCTGAATCCCGCCAAATCTACATTTGGAGTGAAATCCGGGAAATTGTTGGGCTTTATTGTCAGCCAGAAGGGGACAGAGGTGGATCCTGACAAAGTGCGAGCGATAATGGAAATGCTTGCGCCTAAAACGGAAAAAGAAGTTCGAGGGTTTTTGG agaacaaaGAAGACCGAAACGAAAAAGCATGGACAGTGTTATTCGACGGAGCCTCGAATGTGATGGGACATGGAATAAGGGCAATGCTTATCTCCCCAGAGTGTCAGTATATACCAATGACGGCAAGGTTGTGTTTTAGCTTCACGAATAACATCACTGAATATGAAGCCTGTGCCATGAGTATTCGAACAACAATTGAGTCTAAGGTAAAAATTCTGGATGTGTATGGAGATTCAGCTTTGGTCATCCATCAATTGAAAGGAGAATGGGAAACTAGGGATACAAAATTAATTCCCTACCAAGCTTACATAAGGGGATTAATGGAGTATTTCGATTCCATCACATTTAACCATATACCACGAGAAGATAATCAATTAGCAGACGCACTGGCTAGCTTGTCGTCCATGTTTGAGGTTGATCAAGATGCAGAATTACCAAGAATCGAAATGAAAAGCCATGCAGTGCCAGCATATTGCAATTTCATCGAGGAGGAGTTAGACGGTAAACCTTGGTATTTTGATATCAAGCGTTATCTTAAAACCCGAGAATACCCTGGGAATGCGTCTGAAAACGATAAAAGAGCACTAAGAAGGTTGGCTGGCAGTTTTATCTTAAGTGGGGATGTTTTATACAAGAGGAACCATGACATGGTTCTCCTCAGGTGTGTGGATGCAAAGGAAGCCGAGTTGATATTGAAAGGTACATTTCCCAGATGA
- the LOC111241054 gene encoding uncharacterized protein LOC111241054 — protein MAFSKWRASNFKDLCKTVRFFSTFFEQTVRLSTTCSLTRIKTPTPTSSDSHFSYLQEQVSQIKYFRVFTQIKQGNGTVFSQFQWRDAARGEVVNKHGGAIFQFLQMTLS, from the exons ATGGCATTCAGCAAGTGGAGAGCTTCAAATTTCAAGGATTTGTGCAAGACCGTGAGATTCTTCTCCACTTTCTTTGAGCAGACCGTGAGATTATCAACCACATGTAGCCTTACAAGGATTAAAACCCCTACACCAACATCATCTGATTCACACTTTTCATATTTACAAG AACAAGTTTCACAGATTAAATATTTTCGGGTATTCACACAAATCAAGCAAG GAAATGGAACTGTGTTTTCACAATTTCAGTGGCGCGATGCTGCTCGTGGTGAGGTTGTGAACAAACATGGTGGCGCGATTTTCCAGTTTTTGCAG ATGACGCTGTCGTAG